The following are encoded together in the Candidatus Desulfofervidus auxilii genome:
- a CDS encoding nucleotidyltransferase domain-containing protein, giving the protein MISKKSLLPLDLKNQILREIFKYLPEENCIIFLFGSQAEKKATRRSDIDIGVHCLESIDAKKFLALQEALNINVDTLRKIDIVDFKRVSGEFKDFALKEIEIWHVGKNLKKRFLTLERLIQNLKT; this is encoded by the coding sequence ATGATTTCAAAAAAATCTCTTTTACCTCTTGATCTTAAAAATCAAATTTTAAGGGAAATATTTAAATATTTACCTGAAGAAAATTGTATAATTTTTCTTTTTGGTTCACAGGCAGAAAAAAAAGCGACTAGAAGGTCTGATATAGATATAGGAGTGCATTGTTTGGAAAGTATTGATGCTAAAAAATTTTTAGCCCTTCAAGAAGCGTTAAATATAAATGTTGACACATTAAGAAAAATAGATATTGTGGATTTCAAAAGAGTATCAGGAGAATTTAAAGATTTTGCATTAAAGGAAATAGAAATATGGCATGTGGGGAAAAACTTAAAAAAAAGATTTTTGACCTTAGAAAGGCTTATACAAAACTTAAAAACATAA
- a CDS encoding nucleotidyltransferase substrate binding protein, giving the protein MACGEKLKKKIFDLRKAYTKLKNIKNLSLEKEILFEVAAKRFEYTYEILWRSLKLFLLELKGVECFTPMDCFKTAYMINLIPEEYEKIVPEIVSRRGSLWGSC; this is encoded by the coding sequence ATGGCATGTGGGGAAAAACTTAAAAAAAAGATTTTTGACCTTAGAAAGGCTTATACAAAACTTAAAAACATAAAAAATCTTAGTCTTGAAAAGGAAATACTTTTTGAAGTTGCAGCAAAAAGATTTGAATATACTTATGAAATATTATGGAGGTCTTTAAAATTATTTTTACTGGAATTAAAAGGAGTAGAATGTTTTACACCCATGGATTGTTTTAAAACAGCTTATATGATTAATTTAATTCCAGAAGAATATGAAAAAATTGTTCCCGAAATAGTGAGCCGTAGAGGAAGTCTTTGGGGAAGTTGTTGA
- the rfbC gene encoding dTDP-4-dehydrorhamnose 3,5-epimerase — protein sequence MPFKFTRLEIPELILIEPKVFEDHRGFFMEAYSYKDFSRFGIDINFVQDNHSKSVKKGILRGLHYQKEPMAQAKLVRCIRGEIFDVAVDIRRGSPTYGKWISVILSEENKRMLYIPIGFAHGFCTLTDNVEVIYKVSNFYSPEHEAGIIWNDPNLNINWPIKEPILSEKDKKWPTLENADNNFVYRKE from the coding sequence ATGCCATTTAAATTTACTAGGTTAGAAATTCCAGAATTAATTTTGATTGAACCAAAAGTTTTTGAAGATCATCGTGGTTTTTTTATGGAGGCATATAGTTATAAGGATTTTTCAAGATTTGGTATCGATATAAATTTTGTTCAGGATAATCACTCAAAATCCGTTAAAAAAGGTATTTTACGCGGCTTGCATTATCAAAAAGAGCCTATGGCTCAAGCAAAATTGGTTAGATGTATTAGAGGAGAAATATTTGATGTTGCAGTAGACATTAGAAGAGGCTCTCCTACTTATGGTAAATGGATAAGTGTAATACTTTCAGAGGAAAATAAAAGAATGCTTTATATTCCTATTGGTTTTGCTCATGGATTTTGCACTTTAACAGATAATGTAGAAGTAATTTATAAAGTTTCAAATTTTTATTCCCCAGAACATGAAGCAGGCATCATTTGGAATGATCCTAATTTAAATATAAATTGGCCAATAAAAGAACCTATTCTTTCAGAAAAGGATAAGAAATGGCCTACCTTAGAGAATGCAGATAATAATTTTGTTTATAGGAAAGAATAA
- a CDS encoding SDR family oxidoreductase, with protein MKVLITGGGGYIGSVLTQILLERGYKVKVLDRFFFGIETLKNILKNKNLEIVKDDIRWCKEDVLKGVDAVIDMAALSNDPSGELNPKKTWEINHKGRVRIANLAKKQGVKRYIFPSSCSVYGFQNEIVDERSPTNPLTTYAKANLEAEKDILTLKDDNFTVVILRQATVYGYSPRMRFDLAINGMVLGFYKNKKIPILRDGTQWRPFVHIKDTSHAMILALEADKHLINGEIFNVGSNEQNYQIFSLAKMVAEAIGIPFEYEWYGLPDHRSYKVNFDKIAKVLGFKPEYTPKDGAVEVYEALKNGKVSPDDPKTITVKWYKQLLEMQRILKEIEINGVIL; from the coding sequence ATGAAAGTGCTTATTACTGGTGGAGGAGGTTACATCGGTTCTGTTTTAACTCAAATTTTATTAGAGAGAGGATATAAAGTAAAGGTTTTAGACAGGTTTTTCTTTGGTATAGAAACCTTAAAAAATATTTTAAAGAACAAAAATTTAGAGATAGTCAAAGATGATATTAGATGGTGCAAAGAAGATGTATTGAAGGGAGTAGATGCAGTTATAGACATGGCTGCTCTTTCAAATGATCCTTCTGGTGAATTGAATCCTAAAAAAACTTGGGAGATAAATCATAAAGGACGTGTTAGAATAGCTAACTTAGCTAAAAAACAAGGGGTAAAGCGATATATTTTCCCATCATCATGTAGTGTGTATGGTTTTCAAAATGAGATAGTAGATGAAAGGTCTCCTACAAATCCTCTAACTACTTATGCTAAAGCCAATCTTGAAGCAGAAAAAGATATTTTGACTCTTAAAGACGATAATTTTACAGTAGTAATTCTCAGGCAAGCTACAGTTTATGGATATTCACCTCGTATGAGATTTGATTTAGCTATTAATGGAATGGTCTTGGGATTTTACAAAAATAAAAAGATTCCTATTTTAAGGGATGGAACACAATGGCGACCATTTGTTCATATAAAAGATACAAGTCATGCTATGATTTTAGCCCTTGAAGCAGATAAGCACCTTATAAATGGTGAAATATTTAATGTTGGTTCAAATGAGCAAAATTATCAAATTTTTTCATTGGCAAAGATGGTAGCTGAAGCAATAGGTATTCCATTTGAATATGAATGGTATGGTTTGCCTGACCATAGGTCATATAAAGTAAATTTTGATAAAATTGCTAAAGTTTTGGGGTTTAAACCAGAATATACTCCAAAAGATGGAGCAGTTGAAGTATATGAAGCTTTAAAAAATGGAAAGGTTTCGCCAGATGATCCAAAAACTATTACTGTAAAATGGTATAAGCAATTACTTGAAATGCAAAGAATTTTAAAAGAAATTGAAATAAATGGAGTTATTTTGTGA
- the rfbD gene encoding dTDP-4-dehydrorhamnose reductase produces the protein MKITIIGANGQLGTDLMEIFSSYNAIPLTHSQIEITQFESCLILKDIKPDIIINTAAFHKVDACEDNVLKSFLVNAIGAKNVAKICEDIKAINIYISTDYVFDGEKKTPYKESDEPNPINVYGISKYAGEFFTKNYCSQYYIIRVASLFGKAGASGKGGNFVETMIKKAKEQKLKVINDIIMTPTYTKDCAQMIKIILEKELPYGIYHLTNQPACSWFDFAVEIFKILKMNVSITPITSDEFVFKANRPKNSALISEKLPIYNLKMRLWKNALKDYLKEKGYL, from the coding sequence GTGAAAATTACTATTATCGGTGCAAATGGTCAGCTTGGAACAGATTTAATGGAAATTTTTTCATCATATAATGCCATCCCGCTTACTCACTCTCAAATAGAGATTACTCAGTTTGAAAGTTGTTTAATACTTAAAGATATTAAGCCAGATATAATAATCAATACTGCTGCCTTTCATAAAGTTGATGCATGTGAGGATAATGTTTTGAAAAGTTTTTTAGTCAATGCTATTGGTGCAAAAAATGTTGCTAAAATATGTGAGGATATAAAGGCAATAAATATTTATATAAGTACTGATTATGTTTTTGATGGGGAGAAAAAAACACCTTATAAAGAAAGCGATGAACCAAATCCTATTAATGTTTATGGCATAAGTAAATATGCAGGTGAGTTTTTTACTAAAAATTATTGTTCTCAATATTATATTATTAGAGTAGCAAGTCTTTTTGGCAAGGCAGGAGCCAGTGGCAAGGGTGGCAATTTTGTAGAAACAATGATTAAAAAAGCAAAAGAACAAAAATTGAAAGTCATTAATGACATTATTATGACTCCTACTTATACTAAAGACTGTGCACAAATGATAAAAATTATTCTTGAAAAAGAATTACCATATGGGATTTATCATCTTACAAACCAACCTGCTTGTTCTTGGTTTGATTTTGCAGTAGAGATCTTTAAAATATTAAAAATGAATGTTTCAATAACACCAATTACATCTGATGAATTTGTTTTTAAAGCAAATAGACCTAAAAATTCAGCTTTAATAAGTGAAAAGCTTCCTATATATAATTTGAAAATGCGTTTATGGAAAAATGCCCTTAAAGACTACTTAAAGGAAAAAGGTTATTTATGA
- a CDS encoding LUD domain-containing protein — protein MKTIEINHVINLKKAFSTLKKRQKKMPLPEFEKRKRRLLESRIKCIGNESLLEKTIKKLEKNGIEVYYAKDKETALKIILDEVKGENLIVKSKSNVTKEIELADFLEKNGVKVIETDIGDRVMQIMGEKPAHPTCPIAHISVKEISKVLSTHFKKEIPEIPEKIVEIIREEVINYIKKAKVGITGANAITAEEGAVIIVHNEGNIYETFRKEKHIVVTAIDKVYPNIEEAINMIKILTYNATGAFVPSFIEVLSGISKTADIEKKFFKGVHTPREMIVILLDNKRSEIAKSEFKKLLYCIECGNCLIHCPVYNTIGNSFGYGKYLGGKGLVYAFLQGEIDDEKLEFCLTCGRCKENCPLGINIPQIVRKIRSSNLLEEIRCILKSHFLWAYYNFLIYLNKQR, from the coding sequence ATGAAGACTATAGAAATAAACCATGTAATTAATTTAAAAAAAGCATTTTCTACGTTAAAAAAAAGGCAAAAAAAGATGCCTTTACCTGAATTTGAAAAAAGAAAAAGAAGGTTACTTGAATCAAGAATAAAATGTATAGGAAATGAATCTTTATTAGAGAAAACAATAAAGAAGTTAGAGAAAAATGGAATAGAAGTATATTATGCAAAAGATAAGGAGACTGCATTAAAAATAATTTTAGATGAGGTTAAAGGAGAAAATTTAATAGTTAAATCAAAATCAAATGTAACTAAAGAGATTGAGTTAGCTGATTTTCTTGAAAAAAATGGTGTTAAAGTCATTGAAACAGATATTGGTGATAGGGTTATGCAGATTATGGGAGAAAAACCAGCACATCCAACCTGTCCTATAGCTCACATATCTGTTAAAGAAATTTCAAAGGTACTTTCAACTCATTTTAAAAAAGAAATCCCAGAAATACCTGAAAAAATAGTCGAAATTATTCGTGAGGAAGTTATTAATTATATTAAAAAAGCTAAAGTTGGTATTACTGGTGCAAATGCTATTACAGCAGAAGAAGGGGCAGTTATTATTGTCCATAATGAAGGTAATATCTATGAAACATTTAGAAAAGAAAAACATATTGTTGTTACAGCTATTGATAAAGTCTATCCTAATATAGAAGAAGCAATAAATATGATTAAAATCCTTACTTATAATGCAACTGGCGCTTTTGTTCCCTCATTTATTGAAGTCTTAAGTGGAATAAGTAAAACAGCAGATATAGAGAAAAAATTTTTTAAAGGGGTACATACTCCAAGAGAAATGATTGTTATCTTATTGGATAATAAAAGGAGTGAGATTGCAAAAAGTGAGTTTAAAAAGCTTCTTTATTGTATTGAATGTGGCAATTGTTTGATTCATTGTCCAGTTTATAATACTATTGGAAATTCTTTTGGTTATGGAAAATATTTAGGAGGTAAAGGATTGGTTTATGCATTTTTGCAAGGAGAGATTGATGATGAAAAATTAGAATTCTGTCTTACATGTGGCCGTTGTAAGGAAAATTGCCCATTGGGAATCAATATCCCTCAAATTGTAAGAAAAATAAGAAGTAGCAATCTTTTAGAAGAGATAAGATGTATTTTAAAATCACACTTTTTATGGGCATATTATAATTTCTTAATTTATTTAAATAAACAAAGATGA
- a CDS encoding glucose-1-phosphate thymidylyltransferase, which yields MKALILSGGKGTRLRPLTYTGAKQLVPVANKPVLFYVLENVIDLGIKDIGIIIAPETGEAVKEAVGDGNRWGVNITYILQPEPKGLAHAVKVAHLFLENSPFIMYLGDNLIGADLKKFYQQFLEKKPDAQILLKAVEDPTRFGVAEIDKKGKVIRLIEKPKKPPSNLALVGIYMFSPKIHEAIREIKPSWRGELEITDAIQKLIDWGCLVLSNIIDSWWLDTGKKDDLLEANTVVLDEWIKRDVRGEVINSVLSGRVILPTTARVINSQIRGPVVIGENVLIEDSFIGPFTSIGHNAKIINSTLEHCVLLEGVEIINIERLEDALIGKNSKVIKNNLLPKALKLMIGDDSIVEIP from the coding sequence ATGAAGGCATTGATTTTAAGTGGAGGGAAAGGCACAAGACTTCGTCCTCTAACTTATACAGGAGCAAAACAACTTGTGCCTGTAGCAAATAAACCAGTCCTTTTTTATGTTTTAGAAAATGTGATTGATTTAGGAATAAAAGATATTGGCATTATCATTGCACCAGAGACTGGAGAAGCAGTAAAAGAGGCAGTAGGTGATGGTAATCGTTGGGGGGTAAACATTACTTATATCCTTCAGCCAGAACCTAAAGGATTGGCTCATGCAGTAAAAGTAGCTCATCTTTTTTTAGAAAATAGTCCATTTATTATGTATCTTGGTGATAATCTTATTGGTGCAGATTTAAAAAAATTTTATCAACAATTTCTTGAGAAAAAACCAGATGCTCAAATTTTACTTAAGGCAGTAGAGGATCCCACACGTTTTGGTGTAGCTGAGATAGACAAAAAAGGTAAAGTTATTCGTCTTATTGAAAAACCCAAAAAACCTCCATCTAATTTAGCTTTAGTAGGAATTTATATGTTTTCTCCTAAAATTCATGAGGCAATAAGAGAAATAAAACCTTCTTGGAGAGGAGAGCTTGAAATCACTGATGCTATTCAAAAATTGATTGATTGGGGTTGTCTTGTTTTAAGTAATATTATTGATAGTTGGTGGCTTGATACCGGGAAAAAGGATGATTTACTTGAAGCTAATACTGTTGTATTAGATGAATGGATAAAACGAGATGTTAGAGGCGAGGTTATTAATAGTGTTTTAAGTGGAAGAGTCATATTACCAACTACTGCTCGTGTAATAAATAGCCAGATAAGAGGGCCAGTAGTTATTGGTGAAAATGTATTAATTGAGGATTCTTTTATTGGTCCATTTACTAGTATTGGTCATAATGCAAAGATTATTAATTCAACTCTTGAACACTGTGTTTTGCTTGAAGGAGTAGAAATCATTAATATTGAGCGTTTAGAAGATGCTTTGATTGGTAAAAATTCTAAAGTAATAAAAAATAATCTTCTTCCTAAAGCACTTAAACTCATGATTGGTGATGATAGTATTGTAGAAATTCCATAA
- a CDS encoding glycosyltransferase yields MKKLSLCMIVKNEEKNLPVCLKHIKKAVDEIIIVDTGSTDHTVEVAKKFGAKVYSFEWCDDFSAARNESLKHATGDYIIWLDADDRMRKAEVKKLIKLKKRFPAKKNVAYVLKIINVRESFVESCYQMRIFPNLPELRFEGMVHEQISFAALRLGLKTEFVDIEILHLGYSTPERNKQKAERNLHLLLKELRRRSNCWITHFFLGQTYKFLKERKKAIFHYKKAIVSECRETNKFIYIAAGINLASLLKEEGEKEEALKILLKLTEEFPENDVVKFFLGQFYLFENDYERALNALITVNPKNLHLVVVPIPYKLIKFKYYFGLATCYENLGYLKLAKDAYEKSLKFFEDNKDSQFLARLGIFYFKIRDFDKAKEFLNKAISIAHNGLKASLHHLLGQILMKIGERKEAKEHFEAALPYISDGKVLPGLMLAYLYVEECELEKCIEVTEKIMKALKMPVNLILNNFLDLIALYVQIGAVCKERKQKEEMFWSLKIAQKLSNYWQVFSEHLSKNTDINNRLNYE; encoded by the coding sequence ATGAAAAAGCTTTCTTTATGCATGATTGTAAAAAACGAAGAGAAAAATTTACCTGTTTGTTTAAAGCATATAAAAAAAGCAGTAGATGAAATCATTATTGTAGATACTGGTTCTACTGACCATACAGTTGAAGTAGCTAAAAAATTTGGAGCAAAGGTTTATTCATTTGAATGGTGTGATGATTTTTCTGCCGCAAGGAACGAGTCTCTTAAACATGCTACAGGTGATTATATTATTTGGCTTGATGCTGATGATAGAATGAGAAAAGCAGAAGTAAAAAAATTAATTAAATTAAAAAAAAGATTTCCAGCTAAAAAAAATGTAGCTTACGTTTTAAAAATTATAAATGTTCGTGAATCATTTGTTGAATCATGTTATCAAATGCGTATTTTCCCAAACTTACCAGAACTTCGTTTTGAAGGGATGGTACATGAGCAAATCAGTTTTGCTGCACTACGTTTAGGATTAAAAACAGAGTTTGTAGATATAGAAATACTCCATTTAGGTTACAGCACACCTGAAAGAAATAAACAAAAAGCTGAAAGAAATTTACATCTTCTTTTAAAGGAATTAAGAAGAAGATCAAATTGCTGGATTACACATTTCTTTTTAGGACAAACATATAAATTTTTAAAAGAGAGAAAAAAAGCAATTTTCCATTATAAGAAAGCAATAGTATCAGAATGCCGTGAGACTAATAAGTTTATTTATATTGCTGCTGGAATTAATTTAGCTAGTCTTCTTAAAGAAGAAGGGGAAAAAGAAGAAGCATTAAAAATTTTGCTTAAACTTACTGAAGAATTTCCAGAAAATGATGTAGTAAAGTTTTTCTTAGGGCAATTTTATCTCTTTGAAAATGATTATGAAAGAGCATTAAATGCATTAATTACTGTTAATCCTAAAAATCTGCATTTAGTTGTTGTTCCTATACCTTATAAATTAATAAAATTTAAATATTACTTTGGTCTAGCTACCTGTTATGAAAATTTAGGATATTTAAAACTGGCAAAAGATGCTTATGAAAAAAGTTTAAAATTTTTTGAAGATAACAAAGACTCACAATTTCTAGCTCGTCTTGGTATATTTTATTTTAAAATTCGTGATTTTGATAAAGCTAAAGAATTTTTAAATAAAGCAATTTCAATCGCTCATAATGGATTAAAAGCCTCCCTTCATCATTTATTAGGTCAAATTTTAATGAAAATTGGTGAGAGGAAAGAGGCAAAAGAACACTTTGAAGCAGCATTGCCTTATATATCTGATGGTAAAGTATTACCAGGATTAATGTTAGCTTATCTTTATGTAGAAGAATGTGAATTGGAGAAATGTATAGAAGTTACTGAAAAAATAATGAAAGCACTTAAAATGCCAGTTAATTTAATTTTGAATAATTTTTTAGATTTAATCGCTCTTTATGTTCAAATAGGTGCAGTTTGTAAAGAAAGAAAACAAAAAGAGGAAATGTTTTGGAGCTTAAAAATAGCGCAAAAGCTTTCAAACTATTGGCAAGTTTTTTCCGAACATTTAAGCAAAAATACCGATATAAATAATAGATTAAATTATGAATAA
- a CDS encoding flagellin FliC, which translates to MAFRIPNNVAAINVHRWLENAQFNLNRSLERLASGYRINRAADDAAGLAISTEFRQQIISLRMAYNNASQAIAMIQVAEGSADKITSIIHRLKELATEAASDTVDDDRRAYLNDEAQTLIEEIDRIVDSTKYAGSTLFNGNFTFQVGYENQSYCRISLSVSDLHSDDLGINNISLSSQASAQAALDSLDNALTTVNSVRADLGAVQNRLEYTRSNLQVTIENYVASESTIRDVDMAAEMANFTKNQILVQTSMAMLAQANALPQSIIQLLR; encoded by the coding sequence ATGGCATTTAGAATTCCTAATAATGTAGCTGCAATTAATGTACATCGTTGGTTAGAAAATGCTCAGTTTAATTTGAATCGTTCTTTGGAAAGGTTAGCTTCTGGTTATCGGATTAACAGAGCAGCAGATGATGCAGCAGGTTTAGCAATCAGTACAGAGTTTAGACAACAAATTATCAGTTTGAGAATGGCTTATAACAATGCATCACAGGCGATTGCAATGATTCAGGTGGCAGAGGGTTCAGCTGATAAGATTACTAGCATCATCCATCGTTTGAAAGAATTAGCGACAGAAGCAGCCTCTGATACTGTTGATGACGATCGTCGTGCATATCTCAATGATGAAGCTCAAACTCTTATTGAAGAAATTGATCGAATTGTAGATAGTACAAAATACGCAGGAAGTACTTTATTCAATGGCAATTTCACATTCCAAGTAGGTTATGAAAATCAGTCCTATTGTCGGATTTCTCTCTCCGTCAGTGACCTTCACAGTGACGATTTAGGAATTAATAATATTTCATTATCAAGCCAAGCTTCTGCACAAGCAGCTTTAGACTCATTGGATAATGCTTTAACTACTGTAAATAGTGTCAGGGCTGATTTAGGTGCAGTTCAAAATAGATTGGAATACACACGTTCTAATCTTCAAGTTACTATTGAAAATTATGTAGCATCTGAATCTACAATTAGGGACGTGGATATGGCTGCAGAGATGGCTAACTTCACAAAGAATCAAATATTAGTGCAAACTAGTATGGCAATGTTAGCACAAGCTAATGCATTACCACAATCAATTATTCAATTATTAAGATAA
- a CDS encoding flagellar protein FlaG, with amino-acid sequence MKITNINYHNIDWIVKPKSNRLNVKQKIVLQKVKPSLEKEENLEKISKKLKEIIKKEYVVRISIHEKTKQFIIKIVDANTKEVIREMPWEKFLDLIASFEETFKKFHKGK; translated from the coding sequence ATGAAGATTACAAATATAAATTATCACAATATTGATTGGATTGTCAAGCCAAAGAGTAATAGACTTAATGTTAAACAAAAAATAGTATTACAAAAAGTTAAACCTTCTTTAGAAAAAGAAGAAAATTTAGAAAAAATCTCTAAAAAATTGAAAGAAATAATAAAAAAAGAATATGTTGTGAGAATTTCTATTCATGAAAAAACAAAACAATTTATTATTAAGATTGTTGATGCAAATACTAAAGAAGTAATTAGAGAAATGCCTTGGGAAAAATTTTTAGATTTAATAGCTTCTTTTGAAGAAACTTTTAAAAAATTTCATAAGGGGAAATAA
- the fliD gene encoding flagellar filament capping protein FliD — MPGTIYISGLYSGINWAEVIDQIIQVEQRRIDILEEEKSSYENKLSAWQELNTKLLNVKTAAEDLADASVFNVFNVSLTASAGEAEDFLVASAGTDAQEGVYEIVIKQLAQAKVDKSKSFSSASEALNLSGTLQLRKVGETDWVDITIETTDTLTDIKNKINQHTDETGVVASIVQYADNDYRLILTAQETGTDNAFEVGQTDVAATTDGLGFWDDAFTTENIAIEAQNAIVNVYGEDAERNSNIITDLIPGITLNLKNADENVTITLTISRDIDTIVGNIKDFFDKINEVFEYINNQYTYTEDDETAPPLIGDSTLSLLQSDLREKLSNGITWDSTTHYLFEIGITVDENGIYTVDEETLSEALTNNFETVRNLLAETEETTGIAAELNKFLEFITDEYQEGYVQTRMDELQTNIDNIDERIEEIERQLEQERERLFEQFNALETYLAQMRQLQAWLEQQLSVLS, encoded by the coding sequence ATGCCTGGGACAATATATATTAGCGGTCTATATTCTGGCATAAATTGGGCAGAAGTTATTGATCAGATTATTCAAGTAGAACAAAGACGTATAGACATTTTAGAAGAAGAAAAAAGTTCTTATGAAAATAAACTCTCTGCTTGGCAGGAATTGAATACTAAGCTTTTAAATGTAAAAACAGCAGCTGAAGACTTAGCTGATGCAAGTGTTTTTAATGTCTTTAATGTCAGTTTGACTGCAAGTGCAGGTGAAGCTGAAGATTTCCTTGTTGCAAGTGCAGGGACAGATGCACAAGAAGGGGTATATGAAATTGTTATCAAACAATTAGCTCAAGCAAAAGTAGATAAATCAAAAAGTTTTAGTAGTGCAAGTGAGGCATTGAACTTAAGTGGCACACTTCAGCTTAGAAAAGTTGGTGAAACTGATTGGGTGGATATTACGATTGAAACAACAGATACTCTTACAGATATAAAAAATAAAATTAATCAACATACTGATGAAACAGGTGTTGTTGCTTCTATAGTACAATATGCAGACAATGATTATCGTTTAATACTCACTGCTCAAGAAACAGGCACAGATAATGCATTTGAAGTAGGACAAACAGATGTAGCAGCAACAACAGATGGACTTGGTTTTTGGGATGATGCTTTTACTACTGAAAATATTGCAATTGAAGCACAAAATGCAATTGTAAATGTGTATGGTGAGGATGCTGAAAGAAATTCAAATATTATTACAGACCTCATTCCTGGTATTACTCTTAATTTAAAAAATGCTGATGAAAATGTTACTATTACTCTTACAATCAGTCGTGATATAGATACAATTGTTGGCAATATTAAAGATTTTTTTGATAAAATAAATGAAGTATTTGAATATATCAATAATCAATATACTTATACAGAAGATGATGAAACTGCACCACCTTTAATTGGAGATAGTACTTTATCATTATTACAAAGTGACCTAAGAGAGAAATTGAGCAATGGGATTACTTGGGATTCTACTACACATTATCTTTTTGAAATAGGTATAACTGTAGATGAAAATGGAATTTATACAGTAGATGAAGAAACATTAAGTGAAGCTTTAACGAATAATTTTGAAACAGTAAGGAATTTATTAGCAGAAACAGAAGAAACTACTGGAATTGCTGCAGAATTAAATAAATTTCTTGAATTTATCACTGATGAATATCAAGAAGGATATGTGCAGACACGCATGGATGAATTACAAACAAATATTGATAATATTGATGAACGAATTGAAGAAATTGAAAGACAGTTAGAGCAAGAAAGAGAAAGACTTTTTGAGCAATTCAATGCCTTAGAGACCTATCTGGCGCAAATGAGACAACTTCAAGCCTGGCTAGAACAGCAATTAAGTGTATTATCATAA
- the fliS gene encoding flagellar export chaperone FliS, with amino-acid sequence MKVTALYNQIEEETEPKINLIVRSYDKIIELLNEAAEKTEFKDYEAKGQILSRVIEIISELMAALNFKDGKQIAIGLHNIYLFALNQIMEAHKKNDSKALRDVASIFKDINEAWKEVARRYFQKNIQKEELTAYARF; translated from the coding sequence ATGAAGGTAACAGCTTTATACAACCAAATAGAGGAGGAGACTGAACCTAAAATTAATCTCATAGTAAGGTCATACGATAAGATTATTGAGCTTTTAAATGAAGCAGCTGAAAAAACAGAGTTTAAAGATTATGAAGCAAAAGGACAGATTTTATCCAGAGTGATAGAAATTATTAGTGAATTGATGGCTGCTTTGAATTTTAAGGATGGAAAACAGATTGCTATAGGTTTACATAATATTTATCTTTTTGCTCTTAATCAAATTATGGAAGCTCACAAAAAAAATGATTCTAAAGCATTAAGAGATGTAGCATCTATTTTTAAGGATATAAATGAAGCCTGGAAAGAAGTAGCTAGACGTTACTTCCAAAAAAACATACAGAAAGAGGAATTAACTGCTTATGCCAGATTCTAA